The Corythoichthys intestinalis isolate RoL2023-P3 chromosome 1, ASM3026506v1, whole genome shotgun sequence genomic interval AAGCAGCATGCTTCCGTATCTTGGGCAGATAAAGCCAGCTGAGGTGCAAGTGAGACAGTTTTTTCAACAACAGCAGCCCAGCAGAAGATTacagcagcgttacaaagttcaAAGACAAAGTCGTCCTGTCGTTGTCTCCTGCGCCAAGACTCGTCATTTGCCTGGCTTCAGGGTACGTGTTGGTTTATCGCACcattattagttaaaaaaaaaaaaaaaaaaaactagctaaGTGGTTGGTAGTGCTGCAGTGAATGACTAAATATTCCTCTCTTGGACCAAAACTGGCAGAGGCTAAGCTGCTACAGGAAGACGAATTTTGGAAATCTTGTAATCCTTTGATTCTATGAGAACATAGGCCCGCAATAAATGTGGCACAAAGAGAAAGCTATAATTTCAGAAGGTAATGCTAACGTAACTATCATGCTGACTAGGCTACACCGAGCTAAGGTatgcaccgacgtcacaaaatcacgtgctcgctgtacggttccgcccccttgtccgtcattttgtctctttattagcattggtctcaattgatccagcaatttaaaatgcatttcatggaagacccggtgctttcggatgccgtaaacgcactggatgtgttgcataaaaggcgttatgtggaaaagcttcgttctatacagttgccagatccatatttgatgcccaaatcgatgtttttcgacccattgtcttcgccctctctgcctgacatctgctacgttgatatttacaattatctcgtccacacaaaatcagcctattttcacgaaaaactttaagagcttggaggcttataaatacttcgttgctggttgggtgaaacaggtcctcgtccacgaaaattcggcaggaatctatcttgtgcttggaaaggtgagttacgaaattttcaattcaaaatcttttgttattgctaacatccactgtcaagtctaatgtatttcatgtcgtttgtcaatggagttagggcttttaatgtttatatggtttagcgatagcactctcactacatacatacatgtatgttgtcggcgattagcttagcaatgatcttaattgtggttgtcagcccaaaaccctctaaatatatattaaatgcattttaccagatataaaatgactactacataatctgtggtaatcgtttggagcccagttttctcgtcgaattgcagcagcccatctcgctctcttctctctgggtctctcggaatccggtagaacttcaagtctctccgtcttctccgtctatcttctctgttattgcaaccgaccgccacacacgccttcaccattttgattattaatgttaacgagcagaaaaacacgtcgtaaataggaggaatgtacgtagccgtaacaggttaacactatgtgttgacggacaattgggcggtaccattcaggagagcggagttgtgacgtcacgtgggtagggtctatagaggaAGACAAACTTTAGAAATCTCAAATATTAGCTACGCCCGCAATAAATGTGGCAAAGAGAGCTAAAACTTCAGAGGCTAATGCTAAACAATGCTAATGTGCTAGCTCGGCTACACCTAGCTAAAGTTTGAGTGAACATGAAAGAGAACCTAAACTTTGACTACGTCAAGACTTCTACTCATCCATGCAGTTTGGCATCAGTATATGAGAAGctgttttgcattgttttaattaagaaagttgacttttgtAAAGAAGCACCTTTGGACTTATGATACAATGAGCCACTCAGCAGTTAACATAATGGAAGGAGGAAAGGAAGAAAGTCTTTTGACAAGTTTGGAACAAGGAAGGTCTCGTAGGCTAACTGAGAATGgatgagaagaaaaaaatgcaaagaaGCATTTGATTGAGAAGACAAAGAATGAAAGATATGTCTAATCAAATGAATGTAATAGACGTTTTGATGACGGATGTACAAAACGTACATTTGGTGCACTATGGAATAGAAAATGAGTGTGTTGAGGAATTCAAATGTCTTTACAAAGAAATATTAAACCTCCTGTTTGAAGATGAACAATCGCTTGACCAACAGATCCGGCAAAATTTTTAAAGTCCCGCTCGTGCTGCCGCGTTATCAACACGTTTGATAGAAATATTGTCCGCTTTTTCTTTTGATCTGGTCTTAAAAATCGTTTACTTATTTATTGTGCATTCATGTGTGCAAAAACCAATTTTTTTACGGCGTGCAATTGTTCATCACAGATACCCAATCGTTTGTCACTTCGTTCACATGTTTACCAGGAGGAAGGATGGCTCTGGATAGTGAGCAGAAGAAGCTACTGTTGAAAACGCTGATGGATCTTGGGGAGGAcaatttcaagcacttcaagttCTACACGGACCTGCCTAAAAGGGTACGTAAAACCCCCCGCCGTGTGTACATTGCTGACAAGCTGGTGATCAAGCACGGCGAGAACACTCTGGATGAGACCATCAAGATTCTGGAGAAGATAGACAATGTTGAGATGTTGTGTCGCAACATGCTGGAAATAAGAGGTTAGTCCCCAAAGTAGCTTCTGGTGTTAGAACCACAGAGACTTGAAAAAGGTTAACCATGAGAAGAGGAAAAATGAGTTTTCCTGAAACCCTGACCCAGTCTGCATTCAATTCGGGTTGGACAGATTTGGTTGGACCTCCATTCTGAAACACTCACCCAGGTGCTCCCTGTACCCTGGAAAACAATTGGAGCATTATCAGTTTTCTGAAAAATTGCATGTTTTGCTTCTCAAACACATACTGCACAAAAGCCAGGTGGACTATGACTTGATGAAGAGCCTTCATCAAAAATGCTTCTTCTCTTTCTGGGTGTGACGTTTCTCTATTCATGTCTCTGGTGTCCATGTGCTCTAGGTTTGGCACAAGGGCGTTGTTTtttgtacatactgtaagttGGACGTCACCTATGGAGCCGCCGTCAGCCCCGACGAGCGACATGAGGTCCTTCAGATGGAGACGCGTGCTGCCGCGGCCAATGAGTCAATCCTGCCGTGCGACATCTTCAAAACCCATGACGGGAAGACCCGCCCGATACGAACACTTCTCACCATTGGCTTTAGAGGAATTGGGAAAACCTTCTTGGTTCAAAAGTTTGTGTGCGACTGGGCCAGCAGGAATACCAGTCAGGACATCCACTTCATATTTCCCTTCACCTTCAATCGAGCGAACCACTTTTGAAGTCAGCAGATTACTTTTCTAAATGTGATAGGTCATGTACTGTCTTCATCATAGAGGAAAAAAACTTAAGAGAATGTTTTTCATCATTTTGATGAGTTCTATGTAGGCGATAGAGATACTGTAAATTGGGAtgcgtttttatttgttttaaataaaaactgtccagaTTTTGTGTTCAGTCTTGATATGAGGGTCAAATgtagtatgattttttttttttttagactataTTAATTTAAGttaaacaaatgtaaataagttgaGGCCAGTTAAAGTACTAATTTTATTTTGGCTGTATTTgataaaaatgagtttgacaaacTCAATTTTATCATATTACAAGGAGTTACTTAGTTTGGGTTGGGGCTATATAAATTTAATGGATGGAAATCCTGCCCAAAATTAATTTGTGTTCATCCaatgagttatttttttcagtgatatAGCAtatgaacagaattttctgtgggccttgcaaaatcagtcaaaatccagttaaACGGCCGAGAGCGAAGGGGGGTGAAGATGGCTGGgactgaatgagttaaatgcgatggttaacttacttattttccccccttctggcattggttgcatactatcctcattagaatatgaaaacctataaatatttgggtggttttattcaagcagacactttttttttcatctgtttgatttttacaaagatcagatcacatttgatggtgattttaagcagaaatgtgacaaattccaaaaggttcagatacttattCATACTGTGTATCGCCTACTCAAATTTTTTATCGTGACAGGCctactgatatcaacaggacatgtccctgaaatgtcctcaaatcaacaataagtgaCCTGAAAGAGCTGGTTCTATCACATCAATGTCCCActttaatttctccagaaattgcaggttCTAGTTATGAACAGTGTTGCTTTATTATTGACAAACGTTTAGAGTAAGCATACAGTCAACTGCAATTATTGTTTAGTTTTTACACACACAATTAATTACcctaatgctgattcaacaaAATATTCCACCGACATAACAGTGTATGTAAGACGGCGATGTCGAGCAAAACAAAAGAAGGCGCTTTTACATTGCCGTGGCATCATCGGGGCGGCTCGGCAGACAGTTCATTGCTTCGCCTTCCGATTTGTCTTCCCCTACCCGACGTCTGGGCTTGCCGCATGGCCTTCTCGAGCAGTACCAAATCAGTGTTCCCATAATAGCCAGCACGACCATCAGCCCCACCTGCAATCCCACGATACTGCCCGCACTCAAAGTGTGCCACAGGTAGAAAGGGTTGTCAAACGGGTAGCTCTCCTTCCGGTCCACCGGATTGGTGACGATGCACGAGAAGTTGGCGACCGCGCTGGTGGTCCGGTCGATCAGTTTCTCCCTTTCTCCAATTTGTGTTTCCCCTCCAGGTTGGGTTCTCCAAGAATAGTTGACGGGCCCCACGTCAGTAAGGCGTATGTCACAACGTAGCGTACAGTTGTCGGAGCGGGACGTGCACGCCAACGAGGTTACGTTCACTTGCGGCGTGTCCAGGCGGCGGATGAAGGTGGCTTCGAAGACTTGGTCCAGCTTCTCATTGTTGAGCAACAGCGTGTACCTGCCCACGTCTGTCGCAACCGCGTGCGAGATCTCTAGCACGCCGGTTTTCACATCCAGATTGGTTCGCCCTTTCATGTCTTTGCTGTAAGAAGGCAACTGGCATCGATCCCACTTGACCAAAAGAGTGTTGTTCCGCTTCCACTCTAGGCTCTCGAAATGTCCTGTAATTTCGGGCCGCAGTGTCAAGGACTGACCCTCGGTGAAGTAGACTGGCAATACCACGACATTGTCTGTGCTCCGATTGTTGCACTGGTAAAAAGGGTTGCCTATAGGGTCGCTCTGCTTCCAGTACACTGAGTTCGTAACAATGCAAGAGAAATTGGCGATAGTGCTGTTCATCTGGTCGATGCGTCTGTCCCATCCTCCTTTTTGCATTTCACCACCGGGTAAGGCTTGCCAATAAAATTGGACAACCCCCACCTCGGTAAGGCGTTTGCCACAATGTAGCATACAGTTGTCGGAACGGCACGTGCACAACAACGGGCTCACGTACACTTGCAGCTTGTGTGGGCGGCGGATGACGGTAGCTTCGAAGACTTGGTCCAGCTCCGCGTTGTTGAGCAACAGCGTGTACCTGCCCGCGTCCGACGCGACCGCATCCGAGATCTCCAGCACGCCGGTTTTCACATCCAGAGTGGTTCGCCTTTTCACATCTCTGctgtaaaaaaacaattgtcCTTTATCCCACTCAACCAAAGGGTCAAGGTTCCGCTTCCACTCCAGGGTCTCGATAGGATCTTTAATTCCGGGGCATAGTCTCAAGGACTGGCCCTCGGCAAAGTTGACTGGCAATACCACGAAATTGTCCGTGCTTCGATTGTCGCACTGGTAGAAAGGGTTGTCAATAGGGTCGCTCTCCTTCCGGTCCACCGGGTTCTTGATGACGCACGAGAAGTTGGCAAAGGCACTGTTCATCCGGTCAATGCGTTTGTCCAATCCTCCTTTTTGCATTTCACCTCCGGGTAAGGCTCTCCAAAAATAGTCGACGGGCCCCACGTCGGTAAGGCGTTTGCCGCAATGTAGCGTACAGTTGTCTGAACGGCAGCTGCACTTCAACGGACAAATGTGAACTACCGGTGCGTCTATGCGGCGGATGAAGATAGCTTCAAAGACTTGGTCCAGCTCCACGTTGTTGAGTAACAGTGTGTACCTGCCCGCGTCCGACGGAACCGCATCCGAGATCTCCAGCGTGCCGTTTTTCACATGAAGAGTGGTTCGCCTTTTCACGTCTTTACTGTCAAAAAGAAAACTTCCGTCCCACTCGACCAAAAAAGTGTGGTTCCGCTTCCACTCTAGGCTCTTGACTTGTCCTGTAATTTTAGGCCGCAGTGTCAAGGACTCGCCCTCGGTGAAGTAAACTGAGTCCCAGGCGGCAGAGCGCACAAGCAATAAAATCAGAGCAAAACAAACTTGTCGCTTCATGCTCGCTCTCGGTGAAGTAGACTTGCAATCTCACGATACTGTCCGCGCTCAAAGTATGCCACGGGTAGAAAGGTTTGGCGATAGGGCCGCGCTCCTTGTCCAATGCACAAGAAGCCGGCGACTGCACTGGTCGTCTAGTCGATGagtttgtccttttcttctctttGCGTTTCTGTTTCAGGTAGGGCTCTCCAATAGTCGACGGGCCCCGCATCAGTAAGGCTATGTCGCAATTTAGCGTGGGAGCTGTCGGAATGTACACGCCAACGGTCTCACGTGCATTTCCGGCATGTCCAACTGCTTTCGTCCCACTCGACCGAAAAAGCATGGTTCTGCTTCCACTGCAGCCCCTCGACGGGCTCCGTAATTTCAGTCTGCAGTCTATCCCAGATGACAGAGCGCACTAGCGATAAAATCAGGGCAAAACAAACTTGTCGCTTCATGTTTGATTACCTTGCAGATTTAAAAGAACTCAAGATAAAGTGTACTTCGTCAGTCCTAACCGTTTGAAGGCATCGAATCGAAAGCGGGGAGGATGCACTGCAGTCAGCCAGCGGGCGTTGCAGTTCATGTGGTGAAACACGGACCTTAAAATGA includes:
- the LOC130909495 gene encoding uncharacterized protein LOC130909495 translates to MKRQVCFALILLLVRSAAWDSVYFTEGESLTLRPKITGQVKSLEWKRNHTFLVEWDGSFLFDSKDVKRRTTLHVKNGTLEISDAVPSDAGRYTLLLNNVELDQVFEAIFIRRIDAPVVHICPLKCSCRSDNCTLHCGKRLTDVGPVDYFWRALPGGEMQKGGLDKRIDRMNSAFANFSCVIKNPVDRKESDPIDNPFYQCDNRSTDNFVVLPVNFAEGQSLRLCPGIKDPIETLEWKRNLDPLVEWDKGQLFFYSRDVKRRTTLDVKTGVLEISDAVASDAGRYTLLLNNAELDQVFEATVIRRPHKLQVYVSPLLCTCRSDNCMLHCGKRLTEVGVVQFYWQALPGGEMQKGGWDRRIDQMNSTIANFSCIVTNSVYWKQSDPIGNPFYQCNNRSTDNVVVLPVYFTEGQSLTLRPEITGHFESLEWKRNNTLLVKWDRCQLPSYSKDMKGRTNLDVKTGVLEISHAVATDVGRYTLLLNNEKLDQVFEATFIRRLDTPQVNVTSLACTSRSDNCTLRCDIRLTDVGPVNYSWRTQPGGETQIGEREKLIDRTTSAVANFSCIVTNPVDRKESYPFDNPFYLWHTLSAGSIVGLQVGLMVVLAIMGTLIWYCSRRPCGKPRRRVGEDKSEGEAMNCLPSRPDDATAM